The window AATCAGGCACTAAAACAATATAACTTTGACCTCTTCACCGCTCACACACCTTAAAAGGTTCAGTCCGGCTGTGAAGAAACCCGCAGTGATAAAGGTATGAGCAGGATAGCATCTCAGCACGCAGATAATCTATGTAGCGTGAAGTGAAGTGAGGAATTTGGGAGGAGGCTGAGCCTCGCTCTCAGTGAAGAAGCTGTGAAGCATGCGGCTTAAAATGCAGACCGTGACGGAGGACAGGAGAGCGAGACCGGGGCCGAAGAGATCTGGAAGCACTAACGTACTCTGAGGCTTTCCACAACTCTGAGATCAAAGCTTAATACACTCAGCTCATTTGTTTTGATACTGCTCGTACagtatttattgcattttttaacACTTTCTAATGTGACGGTTGACCTGATGGCAGCAGCTGTCATGACATGATTATATGTTGTattacatcattattattattagtagtagtgttATATGAGCAAGCTGTTATGTTTAGTATTGTAAGTTTTGGGACTAAAAAGTCTACAATATGAGCCATTTCAcaagaatttaatttaacaaaaaacacaaaataggaCATTTCAAATGGAAAACTAATTATGTatcataaaaaagcaaaaaatattgTTGCTGTCATTCATGATAATGTTCGTAAAAATGACGATGATTCAGTTCGCCGTCTTCACCCCCTTgattttttcagcattttctataaagaaacaaacaaaacaaaaaaatcgcTGTAAGTTTATCTCCTGTTCAAAATGGAGACATGAAAAAGTCTTCaagaaataaaatcattattagtAAGAAGAAGCACTACTACATCTCATTAATAATTGTCAACATCAATTCtagatattatataaatattaacattttaaattcaaacaAATACActcaatgtaaaaaataattttgtgctgaaatataaataagaaatgcgTATAAGTGAAACTGTTTAGGACtttcatttcaatttaaaaagaCAGATCCTGATCATGTTTATTGAGCACCTCGATCAGACAACGTGCTGTTTACTGattcaattgattgattatatGTGATATGTGATACTTTGATGCCGTCCGGACCAAAacttcccccccaggttaaagGCACAGTCATGTGCACAAGTGCAAAACTAACATTCGCCTCGTgttcacttccattctatgcgagcgaagggggaaaaaaaacattagcttCCTGTTGCGAAGCAAATTCACATCTTTGCATTCGCgtggagttcaactttggtgaactttcagttTGAAAATCTCCTCGGCAGGCGATGATCACTCGCCATAATGAGGCAATCCCTCTGCTCTGAGTATTGAATTTATCCCCTCCATCTATTCAGACTTCAAGCAGGGTCTAAGAAACCTTCAAATTACTGCAGCCTTTAATACAGAGATTTTGATGGTTGCTATCTAAATTTACTTAAAAAGGACATCAACAATAACTAATCTTAGATAATAAAAACTAAAGAATATCTCTGACTTGGAACGGATTGATAAACCTACTGTAAATTATGAAGAAGAATTACTTCCGtttacacacacccacacacacgacCCATAGACATGCAGTTGTTGTGGAGGGGTGTTAAGAGTTGATGGTGCTGCATGGTCAGGTGCTCCGAGCAGTAAGCGGttcggtgccttgctcaagggcacctttgcagtgcccaggaggtaaactggcacctctccagctaccattCCCCTTCCTGAACTGACTGGTCCGTACTGGACTTGAAACAAGCCACCCTAcagttcccaagccaagtcccaacggactgagctactgccgccccaaaactaaactaaaaacacTGGATATCAgttgtaaaagaaaaatgatgtgtacattttcagttcagtgattcagagtgtcctgttatactgcagcacagcctggctcagtagtatatctgtaaaacttaaaactaaactttatagccaaatcaaaatctgcacgaagatcattggccaacctgtgacagcctcctttcaagcaactcacaacaagagtatgctcagacttgccaacagcatctcttctgatcccttacatgttttaaatgggggatatcaacttctgccctccaagaggtgattcagagtccctacatttaacctgcatcaggctaaagaaagcttttgtccatcagtccatcttgttgctatataataattaatttgctGCTTAagaagacatgtaaatccagaggacagatggtcattttgtaatgggttatgtatgaataattgttatgcgttttgttttttgtctgatgggtctgtctatggtaacagtatgtctattgtatgtgtactttctctcaaactgagctgcctatggatgcaaaatgaatttcagtgcaaaattacaataaagttgtatcgtatcgtatcatatgtGGGCTGCTACTGGTGCCTATTTAACTCATTAAGATGTGGGCCATTTCCAAAAAATTTTACATTTCTCAATTGTATTTTATGCAgctcatgccaataaagcaactgattcaataaaaaaaaccaaTCAAAAATAAGCTTTGTATATATGTTGGATTTCACATTACAATATAGGGCCATCAGAAAATCTCCTGGACAGAAACAACCACTATAACATGTGTTTTCCCAGATGTACATCGACAGAAAACCTTTGTCTCGAGCACCTTTCATTAtgtatttcatgaactgaactGATCAGTGAAATGTTAGTAAGACAGCACAACCCCCTGATGATCTGAGCCCTCTGTGTGAACTAACCTTGGACACTGCCTTGAGATGATGAGCTCGGATCGTTGCAGATTTCTCTTCAAAAGCTTTGGCTTTCGCCTCCTCAGCCAGGTTGTTCAGAAACACCAGCGTTAGGAGTTCAATCTGAGGAAACGGGAAGAGAACAGCTTGTTTATTACTCAGCTAATGTGTCAGTAATGCTAGTTAGTGTTAGCACAAGTAGCTACTTACCATCGCCTCTGCCGTCGCCCTCACGTTAACGTTACTCTTCGTTTTTGTTTtaactatatattttaatttgggCGCCTTCTTCAGCATTTTGTCAAATGTTTCAGTGACTCTGGAGACAACAGAGAGTTTGTTTTGGTCTTCAGATCTCCCGCTTCTCCTACTTCCTTTAAAAGTGATTCTTCTTCTTGGAATTTAGATGTTCGCTTGTTGCCATGACTGCCACCTATCGGTTTCCACAAATtaaaatttacaaacaacatggctcatagatcattgccTACCCCAGGGGTCAGtcacctttactatcaaaagagccattttgggcaaaaaaaaaaaaaggaaatctgtctggagctgtaaaatatttgatcattgtgatgaaggttacacagtttatagtttaagtatatagtatataagtctaatgcagtgagggccaaagagacaatgtactacagagtattagggccgtattgagggaaaaaacatctgagatttcgagaataaagtcataatattacgagaaaaatgtCGTAATTGAACgagaaaaaaggtcaaaatttacgaaaattaaagtcataactttacgaaaaaaaaagttgtaatattacgagaataaaatcataatttaacaagaaaaaagtcgtaatttacgagaataaagtcatacctttatgagaaaaaaaccgtaaaattactactttataatattaaaaaaacgtATTATCGTAATCCCATGACTTTATTcacgaaatctcagattaatttttttccctcaatgtggcccctaATACTTGTACTCGTCGTACCAttgacctacaacaatgataaataaaaatgaaaatgttaacaaaaaacagttattcatttccactaattttttaaaaaatccacagggagccactggagaggagctaaagagctgcatgtggctccggagacgcaggttgctgaccactatattagagtaaaaggacaaggtgcatacagaacaagaacagatacaatatgtaaaattatacatgaaaataataataaattaaattaagggctatggagctgtacctgtaattcatattcttctattatactaagaagtttcaatgcatttttgtttttcatgactttcaTGATTTTCATGACTTTCatgacaaattcaaatttacaaacaacatggctcatagatcattgcattagagtaaaaggacgaggtgcatacagaacaagaacagataaacaaccaataaacaataaatacaaacaatacaTCTGTGCaacattaatacactgaatgtgaaatacatttgtgtgtgcaatatatccttgatgcaatatacacctcaagtgcaactacctttgtttacattttattttatttataaagtattCCCAACCATGCACCCAGTATTTGACTTCACTATCCAGGCAGATGAATTCAtagtttctcttttctcttaGGTTCCTTCTGTTGTTTATGCCGCCATCTAGCGGATGCTTTGGGGAACTACATGAGGAGAGCACCGTCAGACTCTACTATCTGTATCCGGGTCAGGGGGTAGTAATGTCGGCCACCATGGAGACAGCAGCCGGTGTGAGCAATATGCTGCAATTCATGAAACTTATCGGACAACTCAAAGTAAGACTTCTTCCCAAACTCTGGCTACCTTCTGTTGATTTAGTCTCTGACCAAAAAATGAACATCACATTACCTGAAGTGTGTTGTAGCTTGTCTTTACTGACTGTTCTGCTGGTGTTACTGTTGCTAACACAGTGAGGCAGTGCTTGGTGTACTGGGATAGACTGCTATAACCTAAAGGGGTATATAACATTAGGAGAAACCTATTTAATCAAACAATATGACTCCCTTATCTGTGCCTTAATGTGGTCAAAGAAATGAAACCATTATCAATGGTTTCACACATGGTTTTGTCtagttttgtccaaccaacagtgcaaaacctaaagaaattcagtttactatcataaaaTACTAAGAAAACCAGGAAATAGTCACCTTCCAGAAGCTTCagacagtgatttttttttgtttataaatgtcttatattataaaatgtgcagttaaacaacatttttcaataaTTCTGTGCAGTGAAGTCAGTATCTGCAAAACCCAAACTGTCTCACTAAAGCTGGTGAAATATGTCATGAgacatatattacattttttcaaattcaagattcaagatgtttattgtcatgccggttatacaagtacaatcgtgtgaaatgctttttgcttggaagctccattaaaaataataagttatattacaattataaaaggaaatactttgtacaaggcatattaagaacatatacatatcaggaagtatgaatgtacatgtataagaaatactttgtacaaggcatattaagaacatatacatatcaggaagtatgaatgtacatgtataagaaatactttgtacaaggcatattaagaacatatacatatcaggaagtatgaatgtacatgtataagaaatactttgtacaaggcatattaagaacatatacatatcaggaagtatgaatgtacatgtataagaaatactttgtacaaggcatattaagaacatatacagtatatacagtataagatatatgattgaggtattgcacttgtttattgcactttttgtgtgctaattgtgtgttgttgtggttggcGTTAACCTGCAGAGGGTCCCAAGGACCGGCTGGGTGTACAGGAACGTGAAGAAGCCAGAGAGTGTATCGGACCACATGTACCGCATGGCCATGATGTCTCTGACCATCACAGACCCCACAGTGAACAAGGACAGGTGCTTCATTCACTCAGCTTGCAACTCAGACCTGGAAGCAAATGGATTTCCAAAAAAGCATAAATACTCATCAGATTTTTCCACTTTGCTTATGCAGCGTAGTCCAAATATTTTGTTGCAAAAATACTTTTATCATGCTCATACATGTTTTACCTCACTGTCTTTAGATGCATAAAGCTGGCTCTGGTTCATGACATGGCAGAGTGCATTGTGGGAGATATCGCTCCATCAGACAACATCAGTAAAGCTGAGAAACACAGGCGAGAAGAGGCAAGTCACTGCACATCTAAACACGATAGAGCCGGTAACGATGATGGTTTCTATAAAATGAAACCATCTctgttttggggttttcttATTTCTCGGCGTCACGTCTCTCTCAGGAGGCGATGAAACATCTATCATCTCTTCTGCCGGAGGGACTCAAGCAGGAAATGTATGGACTCTGGGAGGTACGTCTCTGGTGTGTTTGTAGCTCATGAATGAATTTATAATTATATGTATGTC is drawn from Sebastes umbrosus isolate fSebUmb1 chromosome 18, fSebUmb1.pri, whole genome shotgun sequence and contains these coding sequences:
- the cenpw gene encoding centromere protein W, which produces MLKKAPKLKYIVKTKTKSNVNVRATAEAMIELLTLVFLNNLAEEAKAKAFEEKSATIRAHHLKAVSKKMLKKSRG
- the hddc2 gene encoding HD domain-containing protein 2: MSATMETAAGVSNMLQFMKLIGQLKRVPRTGWVYRNVKKPESVSDHMYRMAMMSLTITDPTVNKDRCIKLALVHDMAECIVGDIAPSDNISKAEKHRREEEAMKHLSSLLPEGLKQEMYGLWEEYETQSSAEARLVKQFDLLEMILQAHEYEELEGTPGRLQEFFDSTKGRFHHPDVLQLLSSLNEERGCHMTKTDETKNSQTTGAATSHTS